A stretch of DNA from Anthonomus grandis grandis chromosome 22, icAntGran1.3, whole genome shotgun sequence:
CGTAATGGCTGGTTCGTTAAatggtttgcaaaaaaaaattaaagatgatGCTCCATTAGCTTTATTTACACATTGCTGTGCGCATTGATTAAACTTAGTTCTACAGAATGgagaaaaaactatattaaaaattgcCGAATTTTTTTTGCGAGCGTAACTTCAATTCCCGGCTTCTTCCATCAATCTGCAAAGcgaacatttattttggactcTATAGTTGGAAAAAGGATACCGACTGCTGTAGATACCAGATGGGCTTCACGTTCAAAAATCGTTCATCTTTTAGATTCAAAATggaatgacttaaaaaaagtttttcaaacaattattGATGATCAATCTTCATCATCCGAGTCAATTAACGGGGCAAAGGGATATCTTAGATTTATGAAaggtttagaattttcttttttaaccgcggcttacaaaaatgtatttgataTTACGGATCcactatttagtattttgcaaaaaaagtctTTAGATATAGCTTATTGTCAAAAACAggtatttttaacaaaagagcGTCTACAGTCCTTGCGGAATGAATTAACCTTcgaacaattttttgaagaagcaaaaattagaatttcaGGCGATATGATAGATAGCGTGGATAATTCTACACcatcaaaaagaataaaattatcaaacacTATCAAAGGCGATGAAAAGTCTTCTTtgcgaattttattttataatatgattattgataatatttcgaCGCAAATAGATGTTCGGTTTGCAGATCTATCGCAGTTAACTTATTTTGCATTGGTTGATTCTTCTAAGTTCCAAgagtataagaaaaattttccaaCTTCTTTAGTTACAAGTGTCACcaacctttataaaaatatttttgacaaacagCAACTAATTAATGAGTTAAGTGTAATTTTTCACGATGAAGAAGTAACAACATTAAATGTAGagtcgattttaaaatattttatagatattggtcttaaagaaatatttccccAAGCTTTTGCACTTTTTACGCTTATTGCTACAATACCAATCACAAGTACATCAGTTGAAAGACATTTTTCATGCCTTAAACGCATAAAAACATATTcccgaaataaaataggtaatgaGCGCTTATCATCACTTGCTTTAATTTCCATCGAAAAGGAACTCTTTTGCTCTTTACAGGGATCTGATAATTttacagatttaataataagtagGTTTGCACTTTTAAAGGACAGAAGAATAaaccttatttataaaaattagttgttttacaactaaaataaaaaactaaaaaaaaaaaattaaatttaaaaataaaaaaaaaacaaaaaaaattttaaaaatcaaaaattaaaaacaaaatctatgttaagtattaaaatattatgatatcttttagttatatagtattcaactttaatcttttttagaaatagtattaaaaagaagaaaactatATAAGCTCAAAGGTGCATAATTAAATAACCATGCATTTTTggtaagtaagtaaaaaagatctatgttaataaaaattaatttatttgtatttgttataatatagaagaatatttacCGCATCTTTGCATCTTATAGTAGGTATCTGTCAATAACAGTAGGTAGTGTATATATTTAAGGATTtagtgaaattaaatgaaatatggatATAACACAAAAAGTacgatcataatttaaattcatacaaCTTTGTAAAGGTgtgtttcattttgtttttttttttgtttccgcattttttttttattgaaatctaaatttaaaaaaaatactatttttaggtaatttttttttaatgatttcgaaaactttatttttttcttaattttagtaaattattaatgacAAGTGGCCGTGgcaccacaattttttttttaaatcccgaaAAAGCGGGGGAGGGGGAGCTCGGGCTACTCGGTGTGCGCactgttataataatatgtcgCCTACCTTAGATTACAGGGCGCGAGCCGCCACTGATATGTTATATACTTCATATCATATATGTATGTGAATATAGAATTATATATATGTGAATATAGATgagaatcgaccgatttaaaaaaatcaaacgtcaaaataaaagacttcgaaagaccttttaaacaagctattactcgataccctttgccatttaaaatttttaaggggatgaccctggggggcagagggtgaagtaattttaggttagaaagttgtcccccttgacaaaccttttgacgtatttcggcgtttctttttttaaacagtggttttcgataaatccgtggcgggaagttttcaaatcaacaccctatatatatatttaatcaaaataatagcTTGAGTTTGtagcaaattatttaaaattatctgatATTTAGCAAACATATTGCTATCTAAGCAAGTTCAGTATGAGGACACAATATCTGTATGATATGTTGAAATATCATCTATTGAGCACTTTTGCCccaaggctttttatttgaattctaCTTTTACCCATTCATTATTAACATTCACGTTATAAGAAACTTAATAGATCTTTAGATTAGAACAGAAAACTTTATTAGAACTAAAACAAGTTTTTGAGTCATAATAGACAGTGAAACTGGGGAAAAAACAAATAGTCTGAGTGAAGTGTTTAAACTGTTTTGTATATCCAAATgcaaataggattttttaaattgcaaattaTACTACTGGATGGGGATGATTAAATTACTAGAAATAAAAGATTTCCAAATTTCatagtaatataattttatttttaaacccgTGAGACAATTTCTATGATATGATAGGgaacatatttgttttaaaacacgGCAGTTATAACAACatctcttataattttttttatgttaaaatactattttttttttcattgctaAAGTATACAACTCACATCACATCATTTCTAATTAGGTTGAATGTCCAGTTACAATCGGTTTCAGTTATATCAATTATAAGTAATAAGAGTAAGggaatgatatatttttttaaattttgaatccTGTATGACATtataaaaaagcatattttctAGTATATACTTCAAATGAAGAAAACACAACAAACGCCACAATCTGAGGAAATGAGATTTTAAAGCTAGAACATGTTTAAACAAACAACAGTTTTACTAATTATATACCATACAGAAATGTTGCTAAATGGAGGTTAAACTATGTCCTTACTAAAAAGCCGCTAATATGCTTATAAATTAATTGACAATTAGTTATAATGATTTAATGAGAAATTATTTGGCTTTATTTCAAGTTAAAGTAAGCATGCGATGGTAATTTACCTACTTTAGAGGATATTTTCACTTTAGTTTTAACATCTTTAGTTTTATACGTTTTCGGTTCGattcttctaatttttactTGCATTATGAACTACCAATAGAGATATAGCTGAAGACCTTGGCTAGTGGacttttaaaacatataatatttgTTGTAACTTAAGCGTATTTATTATCCTATTTTTGTTGATTGTTTTGGTTTGAAGTTGATCACTGTAAGCGCATGTCTaggcaaaaattttataaaatatttccattCTTCTGACACTAGGCTAATCTGTTGTTCAAATATCTATGCAGGGTCATTCCAAAGTAAGATATTCGTCTAAACAATATGTAAAATGGTGAACAGAATTATTATCTAAATGTTATTCTGTTTAGTGcattataaaagatttttgagtGACTAAAGataaatatactttatataatTATTGCATTATCAATGCGAGCAAAAAAGAGTATAATAAATTTCAACAATTAGGTTTAAATTATGAATGCGAGCGTCAATGTCGATGGGTTCGACTTTAATttagcaattaattttattataagaataattaaacattttccGACTTTAGAATTCCTCTgcacatgttttaaaaaaatacagaactatTTTCACAATAAGGCGTGAAACGGGTTGTTTTTTTGcattgaataattaataatatagacATTGAATCAATCTAtgacatcaaaaaaatattatatacaagaTGTCAATAAAGCTTTGTTCTCGCGTATACCATAAGAAGCAAAAGAAAAAGCTGTAAATACTCATTTCATTATTCATTCTCTTGcgattacaaataaatttccaCACTAGTAAggtaataaacttaaaacatttCAGCCTATCGGAATAtctaagaatataataataataaatgtgtttaTTAGGACAATATAtgcattttcacaaattttcttaaaataatgtatctaaAATGTAATTGTCATATAGACAAGTTATTTCCGATACAAAAGttacaacaaataattttttgtttaaaaaataaataaatgaataacttTAGAAAATGTAAGTGTTGGATCAAATAATTTTCATGAAACACTTTTTTTGCTTCTTATGGTTTATAATATATCCAAATCATTTACGCTTTCTATAAATCTAGTATAATAAACTAAAACATCACTGGAAAAGTGAACAACACacttacaatttaaataaaagtttacatTGATTGCTTAAAATTATCAGGTACATTCATGCCCTCTAGCCACTGATGCGCAAACttaatacaatttaaagttACGTTAAAAACAATGCCGGAGAGATAGAGAAGACAAAGAGGTTTATAATTTGTTACTTcatgacaaaaatattatttgacttgtttacattaaattatttctgATCTATAACATTTAGCTAAGGCCGTTCAGTCCACCAGCTATGTTAGTTAATACTAAATTTTACaacgaaaaatttatttgtttttgaaataatttttctgcttaaaaaaatataaatatatttactggAGTTTAGCATTTGATTGGCACTTTTAAGCTaatttatatatagtttaaaatatatagacatTTATTGACATTGGGGCTCACATTAGGATACATTCATATTCAAGGATCTTTGGGTTAATATATGTATGTCCTGCAATAGTTATTAAATTCCATTGCATTCAATGTAACCtctttatacttaaataaatgttttaaatgcacgaaaacataaaaaaataaattaaactaagtatactaATCTATAAACTATAACTGGCAATAATACAACTATTCTTATAACATTAAAACGGTAATGATCTCAAGGAACATATTTCAAAGACTCATTTGAGGTTTGCcgtattagaaaaaattattttagaacaaGAAGACAACATATAGTAATGCCAAACAGCTTTCTACTGGgacaaaaattcatttaaaactcACGTTTCACAACCTTTTTAGACTTGTATACATAACAATACCGTCTTTCCTAATAGAATCTTCAACGGTAGATGTAATAAATTGCACTTTCCAATTCCTTGCACTTTCAATAGTtgaatacctaaaaaaaaattattggtcattcttttgacaataatttaaaacatttgattcctattttagcaaaaaattgttttttaccaTATAAAGCATTGTGGTAGTTTTCGATTCACCAGTCATTCagcataataaataacaaaatttttatattctataaGAAAACAATGTTGCACACCATACTAAGGTTAgcgaaaattactttttttttatttgctttatagTGGACAGCCAtcatttttcaatatgttaaACTTAAAAGGTGTATGCTTTACTTTATAGGTAAAACCTTAAATTCTGTTTCAAGTAGCCTTAGCCTTAATTCTTAACTAATCATAGTCGTACGCAGTAAATGTTTTACCACAACCATTAGTAGTGCTAATAACGCCGATAGACAACAAATTTATAAGGTAATATAAACTTCTTAAACAGCCCAGTGGTACAAAGTAAATACACATTACATTATgtcttttttcttatataatacTAAAGCATCTAATAGCTACTAACTACTGACCTTTTGAAATAATTGACTGAAGGCCGTTAAAACTAAGTTGATGATTCCCGCTGCGCAGCTTTATCTCGGAATCTTCGTCTCGCTAATTCGGACATCGCGACGGGGCCTAAATGAGCTACTTGGGGAGAAGTCGCAATAGCTCtagaaagtaaaaatttaaatcttaaaaatacaTTGCCAAtatatttctttcaaaaaaattatcaaaggtaCGTTTTAGAACTCATGTAAATCTAGAATTACTAGCTCCACCTATATTTTCACCATAGTAATGTGTAATTCTGTAATAACCAGGTTTCTCCTCTACCTTAAGCATGCTATGGTGTACATGTGATTTAGTAGTAATGTAATGGAAGTGATATAAGGAAAATAGACTTGTTGTAAAAGAGTTTCAGTTGTTTTATTGCACTAGCCTAGCCCAGCCCAGCAAAACAATAGTAAACACTATTAGTTAAAAGAGTTACATTTCGTTTAGAAAcgtatgcaaaaataaaataattttaaatgaagcCTGTATAAAACCCCTGGTGCTTCCAAACTGTATTTATGTGTTTGTCCTATTCTTGGagtgtttaatttatattgaaatgtgtgataatttatattaaaataatacttatttataatataaattataaagtattatttttcGTCTGCGAATAATTTTGGTTTGCCAGACTAAAGTGGCTTAATATGTCTGATAGGTCTAAAATTCACTTCGTCtgctttttacaaaaaagctTTAAGGAGTGAAGTCCCTGAATACATATTGCAGGAATTAAGCATACGGGGTTTTATTTATAATCGTCCAATATGTCATAGTCGAAGGTTTAATGTTCCAAAACACCGGACAGCCTTTTTCCAgcgattatttttaattttaatcttctcccgaagatgttAACACCGTTAGAGAAAAACGTGTTGAGAGCAAAATAAAGagttggttagtggtaaaactgttttgtgatttgattATTTTCATGTTTAGCTGCAAAATTGTTAAATACTGATATTTGTGGTAAATACGAGGTATGGCTGTAAATAACGTTAGGGAGAAAATAAAGACAAGAATTTCTTATTCAATGTTTATCAGCTACTCCTGTgtaatttttaatctaaaaatgtcaagattaatgacttatttttttcttaaattgcgCGGCGAGTCGTTTCAACTTTAATCGGCGGCCGAATTTCAATTTTCGAATTTGTTACCGATTTTCCTGaaatttgtagtaaaaaattGCCGCGCCGAACGATACTCGCGTGCTAGTTTCACGACCGgactttatttcaaattcttCGGGAGCGTCACCAAACATAATGAATGCATGTTAtgtaaaatgttaattttatgtcTATCCAACATGAAATTTTCTCCGGTTTCcgaatattgttatttattttgtgatttaatttGTGGACATcaggattttattttctaaGCTTGTAAAGAGTCGTGGATTCGCCGAGCAAGATTATGTGTTAATCAAATAAATGGGGATAATtttgaacaacttttgtaaaaGCGGTAACCATTTAACtgaataaaggtttttttaaataattttcaataatgtgTAATATAATAGTATAATAAGTAACTCTTTTATTAAGCAACTTTTATATAGGTGATTTTTGGTATTAACATCTTTTGACGAGCTCTACAAGGTGTTAAAATAACTGACTTAACTTTTACACcccgtatattttttttaattcaaatttgcaTATCATTCTAACATGTAAATTCATATTATCAAGTATTTTTGTAACacttatatatgtttttttaattaaaggtttGGTTAAGTAAACAGCGTTGCTGCCGAGTTAAAAATACggccttttattattatttaaataataataaaaaactgatataagatataataaatatctaattcTTGAATTCAGGAGCGGTATCAAGTTCGTTTAGggaattcttatttttaatgagTTTCTGCTCTTATACCTTTCCCCACTCCCATTTCAGACATCGACTCGACATTTCAGATTAGTACCGGTTAAAAgtatcttttaattaaattttttcttatctttGTTGTCAAATCTTCatgtattttattgaaaatgagCTCTACAAACTAATAATTTGTAAAACGAATTTACCTGAATGTAGCCGCAACTGTTTCTTTCAAGTGTTGCCCGGCTTCTCCCATTGCTCGTCTCCTGGCTAGCTCTGACATATCTACGGGACCCAAATTGGCCACCTGGGTCGTCGTTATCGccctataaaagaaattaaaaagtaaataattgcGAAAATAACTGAGAAAATGATCCAGATCCTAAGGGCATGTACTACGATAAatgtaaactttaaaaatagtttacaaaGTGGTTACCAGCCTATATgaaatatagataaaaatattatttatagacTTTAATATTACGATAAATAATGTTGATAAGTTTTCGTAACTTGTCTTCGTAAcgattgtttttaaataattaaaattaccatAGTAATAAGTATatactatttaataattaaaatttcgcACGACATTCCAGTTCAGACATATATATAAGACtttcaatatttattctttaaaaatatttaaattgaattttacctGTACGTGGCCGCAACTGTTTCTTTTAGTTGGCTCACACCTTCATCTGTGGAGTGCAGGCTTTCATCATTTTGTACTTGTTTTACTCTCTCTGGTGCATTAGACTTCTGTAAACAAAGAAtcttatgatttaaaaaaatgaattattaaaactatttttcattttaaatcatatttaggAAACTATTAAGTGATATATCGAAAAATCGGCGCAGAGAAAACTAACATGTAAGTACGGCGGTTTTAATAAATACGATTTTTTCTTACCAGGGTAtcagaaaaaattagtttttaacttGAAATTAGGCAATGTGCAAAAATTCTTACCATATTTTGAGCATAGTAGTCGGCAACTTGAGCATTAAGCCAGGGGTGTTTTACCAACTGAGCAGCAGTAGGCCTTCGATGCGGGGAAATATCGAGCATTTCAGTCACCAATTTTTTTGCTTCTACCGATACGTGTTTCCACCTATGgctctaataaaataaatcagaatagaagattaaataaaagcatctttaaattatataaaggattaatgtttaaattaaaaaaagacaaaaattaggcgtttataataatttactgACAATTTGAACTAGATGTATTTATAAAAGGTCTTACAATTAGAATAAATAACTTCAAGACAAGttgattctgataatgttacaataaaagaattttatttggaaaaaatatcagTTAAATCATTTCCAACTTAAAACTTGTATACTAAAGGACATTGCTACTAATCTCATGCTAATTTTAAGAAGTTTCCTACTTACTATATTTAATCTTCCTAAACTAATTCGCTGAAGAATTTTTTGAGGACTATCATTAGGAGCCGTACTATAAGGACACTGCCCACACAACATAATGAATAAAATCACACCTAGGGACCATATATCACAAGCTGCATCGTAGCCTATTGAAAAATAAGTATTAATATCGTCGCTAGAAAGGTTTAACACGAATAATTCAGATGATTATACCTTTATTAATATATACAGAATGGTTCCAGTTTTAGAcaatatatgaataaaatcaaaagcaaGCCTAAACGAGATAATATGAAGATTAAATGTTTCGCCATTTGTTGGGTTTGGTGGTGGTCTTGGTGGAAAAAAGTATCAAGTAAGTTAAATTACTCACCTTGACGTTTTAACACCTCAGGTGCTACGAAATTTGCAGTATAACAAGGGGTCATTAATAAGCCATTATCAGCTCTAAGCTAAAAAATATTCACGATTAAAAAACCAAACAATCATTATAAAAGGGAAAATTCACCTGTTTTGCAAATCCCATATCACAGATTTTTACGGAATCAGGAGCACAATTTTcatcaacaaataaaatattttcgggTTTTAAATCTCTATGTACCACGCCGTTTTCGTGCAGATATGCTACTGTGTTCGCTAGGGTATTTAAAATAACCGCTGCTTCTCTTTCAGTTAGTCGGATCTATtgaaaaataagtataaataaagaaatgcaTTGAAGATTGAGAATTAGAAAATTGTAGCTATAATGTTTGTTAAAGAAATGTTTAGATTAAGCActataaattttacaacaattaaCCGAtattgaataaaagttttttaagcattttctaatttaaaatatgaaaaattctttaatacaAAGAAATTAACACAGTAAAACAATTAATAGCAATGGGAAATTTATATAGTTGACAACTATTAAATTGACCCCaatataaatcataaataaaaaggatttttagCATTACCAACAAGGACACAAGGACTCCTAGAATACGGGGGAAGTCTGACCATCTCCATACAAAATATGCATGACAAGCATTTTGCAATGTTTTTTAgctaattataaataattacttttaagcaataattcagaaataataatcatttttattcattgttaattttggaatcaataatattaattagacAAGTTTTTTAACCACGCTTATAGGGTAAAGGTAACTTACTCGTTTTATCATATGGTCCAGTAAGTCTCCTCCTTTAAGCAATTGAAGGACTAAATAAAACTTGGTAGCTTCTTCATATACtgcttttaattttacaatGCCTGGGTGCTGTCCGTATCTTAAAAGAAGTTCTACTTCTTCTCGACAGTCGCAcatagatttatttataatctaaAATGGGAATTGGATTCgagaataaacaataaaaaaaacaactaattaTTTAGTTCCCGCAAACAGAAAACTTTTACGACTTATCGTAAATCCTAAATGAatagattatatttattttattttctatcattACTTTtctaattatagttttttaaatatagaaaataaaggtTTTTCCATTATTAACTCTCAATGCCTAACAACAGCGCATAACCAAGGCAAGAATGATACAGCCGTTAAATTTCAGCAGAATACTCAGTTAGTAGTGACATTTTACTGTGAAACGTTACACGATTGATCAACGTGGACTCATTATCAAAATCAGTGTTCAGTTCACCAAACGTTCCGTGCACTGCGTTTAATTTATGGTATTCGATCGTCCTGCAGAGTCAACAATTCGTCGTCCCATAAAGAAATTCGAAACAACCAGATCAGTGGTAGACAAAGCAAGGCCTATAGACATAATCGGAACACAAGATCACGAGAATATATTGCTGCAGTCCGGGAAAGTGTTCGTAAGAATCCAAGACAGTCCATTCCGCGTCGTGAGCAAGAACTTGGACTTACTGAGACGTCAACTTGGCGAATTGCATCTTGATTTGGGTCTTCACCCGTACAAAGTGCAATTGACACAACAGAACTGAAACCTAACGACCATAGACAACGCCGCATATTTGATGACTGGGTTCTAGCGCAGTTAAACGCGGATCTTGTATTCggggaaaaaatcattttttctgaCGAATCCCATTTTTGACCAAATGATTTcgttaataagcaaaattgtcAGATATAGTGCGATAAAAACCCACGAGACATTCATCAGGTTCCATTGCACTCTCTAAAAGTTACTGTTTGGTCCAGCGGAGTAATCGGTCCTTACTTTTTTGAAAACGTAGCAGAAGTCGTACTTACTGTAAACGGTGATCGATATCGGGGCATGATAACTAATTTCTTTTGGCCAAATTGGATGGAATGAATCTACAAAACATGTAGTTTCAATAGGATGGCACGTAGGGCCACTGTACTGCACACGAGACAATACATTTATTACGTGAAAGATTCAGAGGTTCCGTTATATCGCGAGGTGCCAATATCAACTGGGCCACCTAGGCCCCGCGATTTAACTCCATTGGATTTCTTGTGGAGCTACGCCAAATCTCGAGTATATGTAGACAAACGCAAAACGGTTGCGGCCCTTAAAGGCCAACATAACTCGCACCATTTGTGAGAGTGGACCAAATTTGTGTCAGAATGTGATCGAAAATTGGATCTCTAGGATTCaggaaacattttattttaggaaacaATTTCAACATTTATAAACATGTTAATCGATTTCCGTTTATGCTTTTTCCATACAAAATccatatcttttaaatttatccaCAAGAGCTTTTTACTCGTCAAAGCAATACTATcgtctcggccaagctccaatcatattttgtcaaagttggtatttctattttgaaataaaaacaatgaaGTTTTCTTCTAACTGCATGTTTAGTGTCTTCATCAACGACTCTGGCTCGTCTTCCTGTACTATGCTTTGGAGGTTCCACTTGTTCTGCCTTTTTTTCCCACAATAGTCTATAAATGGTAGATTTCCCTATTCCAGTCATTGAAGAACCTTCCCTTACAACTTCATCTACAGCAAAACTAGGATGGCCATGTTTTAAACCATCCTATACCTGTACCCTTCTTATACCCTTTTTTTTCGCTTTACTCATGAACTAGGTACTAAATTAACCTACGCCCATGGATGACCACAAAACgcaaattaacattttattactctctacctatttgaaatacaaTATAGTAAAGTTCTTACCTTAACCGCATATTGTTGCCCAGTAGTTTTATGTTTTGCTAGTTTACAAAGACTGTAACTACCCGTTCCCAataaatttagcaaaatataATCATCGAAAAAATTTCTATCTTGTGCTTGGAATGACTTCATCGGCGTTTCAACCGTTTTCTTATAAGTGACGCCGTTTTCTAACAGGCAGGGGGCTACAAAActaaatctgaaataaaaatctcCTGTAAGGATAAATGTTTAacataatgtttaataattatttcacagtttttcctcatttggTTTTTCAATAAGAATCTAATAATTTGTTATTCTTATCATACTAAAAGTAAAATCTCACCCTCTAAACAGTTCATGAGCATTGGCACTAGCCGGAATTCCTGGGGAGTCTTTAGGAGTTTTACTCGTATACTCAGAGTCAAAATAAGCGTCTTCTGGCCCACAAACAGCTGGTTGGAAAGGCGGTCTAATTTTCCTCTGTAATAGAGCTTCAAAGTCTATAGAAGCAAAAAACTCATGACGTTTAAGATCCTCGACACCACCAGGACCTGCACCCAAtctaaaacacatttttttacacACAAAAAAAGACTACAAAAGTGTGGAAAGAAGCAAATATTAACATTAAGGTAAAATAAGTAGTACCAGTAGATAGAAGTTTGTTTTTCCCGATCGAATTCTAATCAACACCATTTTTAATTCgcttatattaatttaatattttcttagacGATTTTAACGCGATATTAGGGACAAGCGACACATAATTTTTAAGATGTATTATGGGAGAATGACGAAAAAATAATAGAGCAAAGAAGTCAGAAAGGTAAGCAAAAGgtcaatta
This window harbors:
- the LOC126748695 gene encoding ribosomal protein S6 kinase 2 beta, with the translated sequence MPLANSGEPWQIQRSDTESQGDPEETQLLEDATSNSNEGEHEIELGEIVRNGHDKADPSQFELLKVLGEGSFGKVFLVRKIVGNDAGTLYAMKVLKKATLKVRDRYRTKMERNILVDVEHPFIVKLHYAFQTEGKLYLILDFLRGGDLFSRLSKEVMFTVEDVKFYLAELALALHHLHSVGIIYRDLKPENILLGADGHIALTDFGLCKLPVAEGKTYSFCGTIEYMAPEVVNRNGHSFAADWWSFGVLMYEMLTGVLPFQGQDRKDTMTKILKAKLGMPSHLSPDTQSLLRALFKRNPANRLGAGPGGVEDLKRHEFFASIDFEALLQRKIRPPFQPAVCGPEDAYFDSEYTSKTPKDSPGIPASANAHELFRGFSFVAPCLLENGVTYKKTVETPMKSFQAQDRNFFDDYILLNLLGTGSYSLCKLAKHKTTGQQYAVKIINKSMCDCREEVELLLRYGQHPGIVKLKAVYEEATKFYLVLQLLKGGDLLDHMIKRIRLTEREAAVILNTLANTVAYLHENGVVHRDLKPENILFVDENCAPDSVKICDMGFAKQLRADNGLLMTPCYTANFVAPEVLKRQGYDAACDIWSLGVILFIMLCGQCPYSTAPNDSPQKILQRISLGRLNISHRWKHVSVEAKKLVTEMLDISPHRRPTAAQLVKHPWLNAQVADYYAQNMKSNAPERVKQVQNDESLHSTDEGVSQLKETVAATYRAITTTQVANLGPVDMSELARRRAMGEAGQHLKETVAATFRAIATSPQVAHLGPVAMSELARRRFRDKAAQRESST